In Ptiloglossa arizonensis isolate GNS036 chromosome 6, iyPtiAriz1_principal, whole genome shotgun sequence, the DNA window CAGAGTTTCGACGTTCGCTCGCTAAGTTCGATCAGCGAGTTTCGGAATTGTAACGATTTCGGGTTAAACGGTACTCACCGACGAGCGAGCCGATTCTTCGAATTCCTCGGGATATCTCGAGGACGTTGCACGGACGGACGCGACGGATCCGGGTTCGAAGGAAAACGATATTATCCTCGGGGTcgttgttttctattttttcgttcgatagttTTGGtaggtgaaaaaagaaaatcggtCGTGGCGACGGGGACAaggagagaagagaaagagactCGGAGGTGGTGTCTCGATGCTTTCATTGCAATTTTCGCACTTGACCGCAGGGGTAAGCGTGCTTTACGATCCGCGGTAAGATTACCATCGACGCTGGAGGTGGAGAGGGATCGCTACCCCCTCGATCGCCCCAGCACCACTCCCGGATGCGGGCTCGCTGCTTGCCGCGGTGGTGGTGGAACCTTGCGCGGTGGGGCGAGACGGTGGAGTGGGGAGGCTTGCCGCCAACGAGTGGCGGTGGTGGGAGGAAAGCGCGGGTTAGCAGCCGGGACACGCCAGGCGTAGAATTCAGTAAGCGAACGGCTCTCAACGGCCACGAACGTGTTTTTCGTTCTTCGGTTCCCGcgcatgcatatatatatacatatatatatatattatacacacacacacatatatatacgcgtacacatatatatgtatccGAGACTGATCCGAAAGAAACATAATCGAGACGCTGTCAGAAATTCGTATCATAACCGTAACAACGAACAGACGCCGCGACACATACCCGGTTGTTTCTCACGAGTTCactagtagaaaaaaaaaagcaacagaaaaaacagcaaaaaaaaaaaacaaaaaaaaaaacaaaaaagttcTTTGGTTCTTCATTTTCGTTTCCGCAACTGTGGCTTTAATCATTCAAACTGGATTCCAACAAGCAGTACGTGTCGCGATTACATCGCGGCTACCGGAGGCTTAAGAAGTTATTCAAGGTAAGCGAAGAAGAAAGTACTACGATCGACGACGTGTACCGTGAACCCCCGCGGCCGCGGTTTATTCTACGTACGAGGGAAAATAacgaatcagttcgcgaaaggTGTGACGGAGTGTGACGCCGAGTCCGCGTATCAAGTGCTCGTTCCCGCGGAAACGGACGGAAATTTCAGAAGCGTCGTTAATGTTTACGATACGATTCAACGAGATGCACGATGCGACGCTCGGGGAGTTCATCGCCGTGACAACGGGCCAACGTTTGCTCGCCAATCGCGCACGAAATCTATTGTTTATTCTTTCAAGAATATTCACCGAACGCTCCGGGACGCAGTAATTCTCGGTCCGGGTAAAATATCTTGAGAATCTTCCGAGACAACGTTCCCACGGATCGCGAAGCTCTCGAGGAACGAGCGTGTGGTAACATTGTACCGAAAAGGCGCGTCTCTTCCACAGAATCGGGAATTGTTTCGTTGCCGCAATTTTCGTCCCCCCTCTcgcgtttctcgtccgtttAGGCCGCTTTTACGCCCGAATGgtgaatcgttttttttttctttcttttttttcttcgtttctttcgttatttcggcgggaaaaattgcaaaatccaTCTCGCGTCGCAAACGTCAAGTAACAGATGCGGGTagattttcgcgcgatcgagggAGGAGTCGTTCGTCTCGCTTGGAAATTTCGTCGGAGGAATTCGACGCGGACGAGACGCGGCGTCGTTGGAATTTGAGGAAAATTTCCGAAAGATCGTTATTTTTACGCTGTTCGGTCTCCCGCGGCACGAAAACGTACAGTAAAATTTGGTATGCCGAAAAAGAGGTGAAAGAAAGAGGAGGTTAACACACCGCCTCGAAGTATGAATAATTTACGCTCgctcgaatttaaataaattcgccCGGAGCTGTCGGTTCCCAAAACAGGCGAGGCGTAATCTCGACGTCGTTCGAAAGTTTACGTTGACCGTCGAAGGCAAC includes these proteins:
- the LOC143148362 gene encoding uncharacterized protein LOC143148362 → MIVVNGARDHPSRVRSLERGDRSVQGDAETFNPGIPKDVRIDRAVRTNRREIFTARAKGAWQRPRTRGADTEAIVLVGEKRKSVVATGTRREEKETRRWCLDAFIAIFALDRRGKRALRSAVRLPSTLEVERDRYPLDRPSTTPGCGLAACRGGGGTLRGGARRWSGEACRQRVAVVGGKRGLAAGTRQA